A genomic segment from Diospyros lotus cultivar Yz01 chromosome 5, ASM1463336v1, whole genome shotgun sequence encodes:
- the LOC127802454 gene encoding LOW QUALITY PROTEIN: B-box zinc finger protein 20 (The sequence of the model RefSeq protein was modified relative to this genomic sequence to represent the inferred CDS: deleted 1 base in 1 codon), whose protein sequence is MKIQCDVCEKEEASVFCTADEAALCNACDHRVHHANKLAGKHPRFSLLPPSFKDNSPRCDICQERRAFLFCQEDRAILCRECDVQIHKANERTQKHNRFLLTGVKLSSSSSSSSTRPAASSSSIAAGGEATATNNLSKIKRSACSNPVVSNPCSTQEPLPSESASTPSGVDDHCISQECSISTSSISEYLMQTLPGWSVDDFLDPSSSSHGFCKTYDDEQRIPDHGFGSDLDPLFGDSAIWVPQFSHVLQFLSQSNATNALLKGSEEADNMKKTGCRRGGSEEDGSFRVPQISHIPPDKWSFLW, encoded by the exons ATGAAGATCCAGTGCGACGTTTGTGAGAAAGAGGAGGCGTCA GTGTTCTGCACCGCGGACGAAGCCGCTCTCTGCAACGCCTGCGACCATCGCGTCCACCATGCCAACAAGCTCGCCGGAAAGCACCCCCGcttctctctcctccccccCTCTTTCAAAGATAATTCCCCTCGCTGCGATATCTGCCAA GAGAGACGAGCATTTCTGTTTTGCCAAGAAGATAGAGCGATTCTTTGCAGAGAATGCGACGTTCAGATTCACAAGGCCAATGAACGAACTCAGAAACACAACCGATTTCTTCTCACCGGTGTCAagctctcctcctcctcctcctcttcttctacCCGGCCGGCTGCCTCGTCGTCCTCCATTGCCGCCGGCGGTGAAGCTACCGCTACTAACAATCTGTCGAAGATCAAGAGAAGCGCTTGTTCGAACCCAGTGGTTTCAAACCCATGTTCGACCCAAGAGCCATTGCCTTCTGAATCGGCATCCACGCCGAGTGGGGTTGATGATCACTGTATAAGCCAAGAATGCTCCATCTCAACCAGTAGCATATCGGAGTATTTAATGCAGACGTTGCCCGGGTGGAGCGTCGACGATTTCCTCGATCCGTCCTCGTCTTCCCATGGTTTCTGTAAG ACTTACGATGATGAACAGCGAATTCCAGATCATGGGTTTGGAAGTGATTTAGATCCTTTGTTTGGAGATTCGGCCATTTGGGTACCTCAATTTTCTCATGTCCTGCAATTCCTGTCCCAAAGTAATGCAACCAATGCACTGCTAAAGGGGTCTGAAGAAGCAGACAATATGAAGAAAACAGGTTGCAGGAGAGGAGGCAGTGAAGAAGATGGTAGTTTTAGAGTCCCTCAGATCAGCCATATTCCTCCAGATAAATGGAGTTTTTTATGGTAG